ttaatttgttttcttGTTCTGGAGTTAATCTTTCTACAACTTCGTTTGGTGgaacaaatttaaaattccCCTTGGCAAATTCTCTGTCTGACATTTTGCTTAAAACATACAACTGAGATCTTACATATCTAACAATAGCCTCTAGTTGGACCAtgtcaatattttttctaccACCGAACAAATTTCTCCATAGAGCTGTTGCTAAAGTTGCGTCATCGGTGAAAAATCCTTCATCATAAGCAAATACTGCACCACGTAATTGGGTATTAAAATCCTTCAAGTATTGATCAACAATTCTCCCTGATTTAACATtcatttcttcaaataaccTTCTTTCAATATCTAAAAAGGTTCTATCAACCAACTTTTGTTGATAATTCTTACCATACTTGAATGGCATTGCACGCATTcttgtaaataaaatcCATTCATGTAAGATGGTGATTTGAAACCATTGGGAAAAAGTACGTGgtaaatttaaactttcataaaaaaatttacaacTTTCacttaattcttcatcatcatattGTAGCCCTTGCTCTTTACATAACATATAGTAATAAGAGCCTGCAACTGGACCTGCCCTAACACGATCCATATCTAATTTTAGCATATTAATCACAACTTCACCCATTGCTGATTTCCATTTAGGAAGGTGATATTTGCTTGattcatattttgaatgcgctaatttgataatttttattttttttactggAGCAACGATCTCATAGTCAGCTGGCATGGCCTTTGTATGAGATTTCTTGATAAGATTTTCAGGCGAGTCATTGCTTATTGAATGATTTGTTCTTATTCCATTTAATCCTGCCCTTGTTAAGGAAGCTCCCACATTGGTACTGTGTATAATTGCTTTGCTGTTTGCTCTTAAAAGACAACTCCTTATTATGGGAGTGCTAACCCACTTAAAATTACTCATTATCGTATACAATTGCACAGGTTATATGTATTGCCTTTGCTATGTTCAGTtaagataataattatcTAACAACTAATATATTCTTGGTATTAGCATCTTACTCCAGTTCTTTTAAACCTTCGACTAAAAAACCCTTTAGTTCAATGTAATTTCCAAGAAGTTCCATGTCCGATCTTTAGTCGCGTGAAAGAAAGActaatcaaaaaattttatattgtcAGAATATAgcataaaaataaaaaaatagaatgTAAAAGCCATTAAAGGTCTGTTTCGTATATTTGggtatattaattttaaaaacaattttaaaagtcTATTGAGAGTACATAAGTAAAACCATCTATGAATACTACAATATATTGAGCGTAGTAAGAGAGGTTCTATTAAttcataaaattattaaaatctatatatttataatacaTGGTCATCTTGAAAGAAGTAAATTGTAATGAGTTTGAAAACgtaaaaaagtaaaataaaaagcgTGCAAAAAGAATGAACAAATGTGGAACAAATGTAGAACAAATGTGGAACAAACTTAACGGTAGCCAACAATGAAGCAAAGTTAAAATATGAGGATTGATATGATGCCTTATCGAACGTGTGATACCCACATAGCTATGGACGTTGAGAAAAGTGTAGCAAAATAAAGccttaaaaagaaataataaatcaaaagtATCAATTTGTAGACGCAGCAATTACAGTAACTTTTGAAGTTTGATCGAGAATCTGTTTTAGTTTATCTTCTACTGATTTATCAATAACTACCTTTTGGTTACCAGTAGCATTCTTACGTAATGAAGTACCCCATACGGTCTTGGCggttttatttttccaGCCAATAGCATCTTCCATCATACTGTAATGGCGGAAGTTCAGCAGATCAGTTAATATTTCAGCTTGtcttttcttcttattctcacaaattaattttaatcgTTTCTTTTCTGCACGAGCTTGAACCCTAGCTCCAGGCCTTTGAGAATTTTCACGTTTTTCCATAGTTTCTAAGATTTCATCTCTACgttcttctaattcttttattttactgATAACTTTTCTAGTTTTAGAAGAATCGTccaatttcattatttcttCCGCAATCCGTTCTAATTCTTCCTCATAATTATcactttcttcttcttccgGTTCCACAGTTGAGGATTTGTCCattttatcttcatttttgtCATTTTCTGCCCCAGTTGTTTGGTTTTGGACCTTCTTGCCTGTAAGAGCTTCCAGTTCAGCATCAgtaaattcattttcagcTAATTCTTCATATAAAAGCTTTTCAGTGTCATTTTTTTcgaataaagataaaactTTATTTCTATGATTATAACATTTTTCGATCGTATGCTCAATATTACCAAATTGCCGGATTAAATCATGCTCACGACGTCCCCAAGTATCGAACCATTCTAATAAGACTTTAACATCTTCATAGCTCTCAATGCAATGCCATTGGCTTTCTGATAGCATTAACCCTCTTGGACtttcatcaataattttcttttgaattgGAGTCAATTCAATGTATTGATTAGGAGCACCTGTTGAATCAACTAATTCTGTTTCGATTTCAGGTTCTATATAACAGAATGATCCATCatctttttgtttaatatgGAATACTTCGGTAGTAGCCTCTACAGGCCCTTTAGTTTTAATTAGTTCTTTCCAATTTCTAATCTGTTCCCTCTCAATTCCTAAGAAAAACATTGATGCTTCTTCAGAAGGTCCTTGAATCCATATTCTACCAGAATGATAAGTTGGTGGCTCTTCATCTAATAACTCCTGAATGGATATACCACATAACTCTAACCAGTAATATTTGTTACCATATCTATCGATACCTAAAGGTTTTAATCTTTGTAAATCATTCTCCATTAGTTTTTTatccaataatattttatcattcttcaaattttcaTAGACATGCTCATGTTCTTcttgatttttcttttcctcTTCAATTGTTTCTAATGGCTGTGGTTCTTGTCTTTCTAGCTGTAAAAGATTTGCTTGTATATTGTGAATTTTAGATTGTTCagtttttaattcttttgataTTCTAAATCTTTCACTACGAATATGTGAGCATAAATCCattgatttttcaatttcatacTTGATATCtggtgaaaaatttaataataaatctactAAAATCCATATGGAATCGATTTTTTCAGACAACGTTAAATTTCtacaaaaatttttccaCATTTGTTTTGGCAATTGGCTTGCAGAAATTTCCTTTGgaacaattttttcagtGAAgttaataacaatatctTTATAAGATGGAACATACATACTGTCTTGAAAAATACCCAATAGAATTAATAGCCAATGGCCATTATTGAATTGCCTTTTAGTCAATCGTTCAGCCCAATTTACATTACGATAATTTAAACATTTTTCCAGAATTGGATCAATTTCGTCTTCTTCAGATTCTGCCTCTTCCTCTTCCTCTTCCTCTTCCTCTTccttttcttcttgttcttgttcttgttcttctttAGATTCGGATTCCTTTTTAACAACTTCTTCCGCTTTTACCTTTGAAGCTACTTCAGCTGTGGTATCATTGTCATCCTCTTTCTTAGTTGTGATATCTTCCTTTTCttgtttaatatcatttaattttccaTCTATATTTGTATTCGTAGTGGAATCCTCAGTAGCATTTTCCTCTTTAACTTCATATTTAATATCTCTTTtgtcttcttcttcttcttccttttcaatttcagGTTCTTCTAACCATTCTTCAACTACTAAGCAAGTCCAGTTCCCATTTTCATCAATGAAAAGACGTAAAAGAGCTGCAAATGCTTCTAGTAATAAAGCAGAGCCATTATGATTAACGTTATCTAAAATATCATCAGTAGCTTCTTCATCGAGTTCTATTCTATAACTAATATCCTCAGTATTTTTCCCTTTTATCAGTTGTCTTACCTCTGGATTACGTTGCCAATctgaatcattatttgatttgtcatcattttcttcttctttcatcttttcagattctttatcttcatcttcactATCACTATCATCAGctattttaattgaattttttgattcttcaatattctTTGTGGTTTCAATAAATACAACTTCACCTTTCAATTCAAATGGATCCGTACattttaatgaagaaatgaATTGATCTAAACTAAAATGGGATAAATATAGTTTAGTGTTAAAAGTGttcaaaaattgataaacttgtaataatttatccatattttcaattgaatggAATGGC
This genomic stretch from Henningerozyma blattae CBS 6284 chromosome 1, complete genome harbors:
- the CBP3 gene encoding Cbp3p (similar to Saccharomyces cerevisiae CBP3 (YPL215W); ancestral locus Anc_6.232); the protein is MSNFKWVSTPIIRSCLLRANSKAIIHSTNVGASLTRAGLNGIRTNHSISNDSPENLIKKSHTKAMPADYEIVAPVKKIKIIKLAHSKYESSKYHLPKWKSAMGEVVINMLKLDMDRVRAGPVAGSYYYMLCKEQGLQYDDEELSESCKFFYESLNLPRTFSQWFQITILHEWILFTRMRAMPFKYGKNYQQKLVDRTFLDIERRLFEEMNVKSGRIVDQYLKDFNTQLRGAVFAYDEGFFTDDATLATALWRNLFGGRKNIDMVQLEAIVRYVRSQLYVLSKMSDREFAKGNFKFVPPNEVVERLTPEQENKLKQSIIKKYETETDLLPSEHSKLSYTN
- the ITC1 gene encoding Itc1p (similar to Saccharomyces cerevisiae ITC1 (YGL133W) and YPL216W; ancestral locus Anc_6.233) gives rise to the protein MVLYKRKAIVLPDPKPLPHDLNIQVWHIDETGEWFLSYEEYLERLEFYTRHHFTCEITGTSCLTFFEALDSEETQFKYVEEKFPIKLREPVARFLHFNSIRRLDNLVENVYTRFKNDFFPGEYVYLRRNRDLTNTTTNQNTATSSTNQSQQSSPQPFNDYNNNSADSHYDFQSQSQQLNNNNNSNTTSIQKPYVVKEKAEFNATMDPNTNEVIMPAYCKYMLMEELNNSKSVIADQNQIYRDRSTFTKHLIKCFCKITLCRASTKMGAPWCVKEEYLPIYGLTMDWPSDMLKYKDDEPEVVSQRSSKKSRTKHDTPPINNSTNNSTSNNTITDDIAHINSSGGVTHQFRADDLEFINESADLTNKHNNKRQRDMNYNEINTSNNLDQSINYQQSKKKRANDQTIQDYQLQLQQQQQLQQLQQQQLHQQLHQQQHQLHLQHQQQQQQQQQQQQQQQQQQQQPLPDELLLLQQQQMLQAQQQEKLSVAPEPSVAVITSIVDDLALPYKGSPSVFQNLYHYNSLLERIQVDDKPFHSIENMDKLLQVYQFLNTFNTKLYLSHFSLDQFISSLKCTDPFELKGEVVFIETTKNIEESKNSIKIADDSDSEDEDKESEKMKEEENDDKSNNDSDWQRNPEVRQLIKGKNTEDISYRIELDEEATDDILDNVNHNGSALLLEAFAALLRLFIDENGNWTCLVVEEWLEEPEIEKEEEEEDKRDIKYEVKEENATEDSTTNTNIDGKLNDIKQEKEDITTKKEDDNDTTAEVASKVKAEEVVKKESESKEEQEQEQEEKEEEEEEEEEEAESEEDEIDPILEKCLNYRNVNWAERLTKRQFNNGHWLLILLGIFQDSMYVPSYKDIVINFTEKIVPKEISASQLPKQMWKNFCRNLTLSEKIDSIWILVDLLLNFSPDIKYEIEKSMDLCSHIRSERFRISKELKTEQSKIHNIQANLLQLERQEPQPLETIEEEKKNQEEHEHVYENLKNDKILLDKKLMENDLQRLKPLGIDRYGNKYYWLELCGISIQELLDEEPPTYHSGRIWIQGPSEEASMFFLGIEREQIRNWKELIKTKGPVEATTEVFHIKQKDDGSFCYIEPEIETELVDSTGAPNQYIELTPIQKKIIDESPRGLMLSESQWHCIESYEDVKVLLEWFDTWGRREHDLIRQFGNIEHTIEKCYNHRNKVLSLFEKNDTEKLLYEELAENEFTDAELEALTGKKVQNQTTGAENDKNEDKMDKSSTVEPEEEESDNYEEELERIAEEIMKLDDSSKTRKVISKIKELEERRDEILETMEKRENSQRPGARVQARAEKKRLKLICENKKKRQAEILTDLLNFRHYSMMEDAIGWKNKTAKTVWGTSLRKNATGNQKVVIDKSVEDKLKQILDQTSKVTVIAASTN